Proteins co-encoded in one Flavobacteriales bacterium genomic window:
- a CDS encoding sensor histidine kinase: EKQYISIGEELEMLRLYMNLEKMRFEDGFDYEIIVDEAIDEDYDEIPSMLIQPYVENAIWHGLMNKGTKGKIRIGIALREKTLYCTIDDNGVGRAAAAKLKARRKIKSKSVGMRITKDRLNILNEDSNINVIIEDKKDEKGQATGTKVEIRVGYTN; the protein is encoded by the coding sequence AGAAAAGCAATATATTTCCATAGGAGAAGAATTAGAGATGTTAAGGTTATACATGAACCTCGAGAAAATGCGTTTTGAAGATGGGTTTGATTATGAAATAATTGTTGATGAAGCTATTGATGAAGATTATGATGAAATCCCATCAATGTTGATCCAACCTTATGTAGAAAATGCGATATGGCATGGACTAATGAATAAAGGGACAAAAGGAAAGATAAGAATAGGTATAGCCTTAAGAGAAAAAACATTGTATTGTACAATAGACGATAATGGAGTTGGTCGAGCAGCCGCAGCAAAGTTAAAAGCTCGTCGTAAGATAAAAAGTAAATCAGTAGGGATGCGAATTACCAAAGATCGTTTGAATATCTTAAACGAAGATTCTAATATAAATGTTATTATTGAAGATAAAAAAGATGAAAAGGGCCAAGCTACTGGAACTAAAGTAGAAATTCGAGTAGGTTATACCAATTAA